In Polypterus senegalus isolate Bchr_013 unplaced genomic scaffold, ASM1683550v1 scaffold_5110, whole genome shotgun sequence, a genomic segment contains:
- the LOC120522331 gene encoding E3 SUMO-protein ligase ZBED1-like, with translation MSVWGLVEERLVCITTDNSANMIRAASVNNWPRLHCFGHRLHLAIENAMKDPRIDRAVGLCKKLVSSFSYSWKRKREFLAAQNEMKLPEHSLKTECPTRWGSRQAMKERIIEQQKAIAHVLSSDKKSRHLIPTWQDMDILEAIDKSLHPLVNFTDALSGEKYVSVSFVKPVLHLFNASILKVKDDDTDLSRAIKSKILEYLNEKYSDPDIQALLDMASTVDPRFKMR, from the exons ATGTCCGTTTGGGGCTTGGTGGAAGAAAGACTTGTGTGCATCACAACGGACAACTCAGCTAATATGATTAGGGCAGCATCTGTGAATAACTGGCCGAGGCTACACTGCTTtggtcacagacttcatttagcCATCG AGAATGCCATGAAGGATCCAAGAATTGACCGGGCTGTGGGGCTCTGTAAAAAGTTGGTGAGCTCCTTCTCTTACAGCTGGAAGCGTAAGAGAGAGTTTTTAGCTGCACAAAATGAGATGAAACTCCCAGAGCACTCACTGAAAACAGAGTGTCCAACAAGATGGGGATCACGTCAGGCCATGAAAGAGAGAATCATCGAGCAGCAAAAGGCCATTGCACATGTCCTGTCCTCTGACAAGAAGTCGCGTCATCTTATCCCAACATGGCAGGACATGGATATACTAGAGGCAATCGACAAATCCTTGCACCCTCTAGTTAATTTTACAGATGCACTGTCTGGCGAGAAGTACGTCAGCGTGTCATTTGTTAAGCCAGTTCTTCATCTTTTCAACGCATCAATCTTGAAAGTTAAGGATGATGATACTGACCTGTCAAGAGCAATCAAGTCTAAAATTTTGGAGTACCTAAACGAAAAATACAGTGACCCAGACATCCAAGCTCTATTGGACATGGCATCTACGGTGGATCCACGATTTAAGATGAGATAG